GTCTATCAAGCTTCTAGCGCTCCCCTACCCGCAGGATTTCCGACCCCGACCCCGAACGGACGGATCGAGGTGAAGAACTATCCCGCCTATCGCGCCGCTACTTACCGCTATCGGGGTCAACTTTCCGAGGCGGCGAACCGGTCGTTTTATCCCCTGTACCAACACATCAGTTCCAACGATATCTCGATGACTGCACCCGTTGAAACCCGTTACCCCGCAGACACGGGAGCGACATCGGGAGAGGCCGAAGTTTTCTTTCTCTACCGCGACACCGACACTTACCCGAAAGAGGTGGCCGATAATATTCGGATTGAGGATGTACCACCCATGACGGTGGTGAGTTTGGGATTACAGGGAGGTTACGATTTTGACAGTTACCAACAGGGA
This portion of the Microcystis aeruginosa NIES-2549 genome encodes:
- a CDS encoding heme-binding protein; the protein is MIGVYQASSAPLPAGFPTPTPNGRIEVKNYPAYRAATYRYRGQLSEAANRSFYPLYQHISSNDISMTAPVETRYPADTGATSGEAEVFFLYRDTDTYPKEVADNIRIEDVPPMTVVSLGLQGGYDFDSYQQGLTRLNEWRRCIIEI